A single region of the Nicotiana sylvestris chromosome 6, ASM39365v2, whole genome shotgun sequence genome encodes:
- the LOC104222515 gene encoding potassium channel AKT1, which translates to MGDVRRNNNFGVLGVSMCGAAQEIEQLSRDSSHYSLSTGILPSLGARSNRRVKLQRFIISPYDRHYRSWETFLVALVVYTAWVSPFEFGFLEKPTGPLAVTDNVINGFFAIDIVLTFFVAYLDRTTYLLVDNHKKIAWKYASTWFLFDVISTIPSELARKISPKPLRQYGLFNMLRLWRLRRVSALFARLEKDRNFNYFWVRCAKLVCVTLFAVHCAGCFYYLIAANYPNPTKTWIGASMGDFLHQSLWIRYITSIYWSITTLTTVGYGDLHPENTREMIFDIFYMLFNLGLTAYLIGNMTNLVVHGTSRTRKFRDTIQAASSFAQRNQLPARLQDQMLAHLCLKFRTDSEGLQQQETLESLPKAIRSSISHFLFYSLVDKVYLFRGVSNDLLFQLVSEMKAEYFPPKEDVILQNEAPTDFYILVTGAVDLLVLKNGVEQVVGEAKTGDLCGEIGVLCYRPQLFTVRTKRLCQLLRMNRTTFLNIVQANVGDGTIIMNNLLQHLKDIKDPIMEGVLLETERMLARGRMDLPLTLCFATLRGDDLLLHQLLKRGLDPNESDNNGRSALHVAAATGIESCVVLLIDFGADVNSRDSEGNVPLWEAILGKHEPVIKLLVDNGAKLSAGDVGHFACIAAEQNNLNLLKDIVRYGGDVTSPKINGSSALHVAVCEGNMEIVKYLLDRGANVDQVDEHGWTPRDLAEQQGHEDIKELFESGEVMRTRSVDPIPEERHGVRFLGRFKSEPTIFPASHGVSFLASDGGSLGRSRPRRRTNNFHNSLFGIMSAVQTNEHDVLLSTNEVNVIATTTKTYAPRVTVCCPEKGDNGGKLVLLPQSFQELLQIGSNRYGILQLKVVSKDGAEIDDIELIRDGDRLIFVSDKESNETNNHQNGDELR; encoded by the exons ATGGGAGATGTGAGaagaaataataattttggagttTTAGGAGTTTCTATGTGTGGTGCTGCACAGGAAATTGAACAATTGAGTAGAGATAGTAGCCATTATAGTCTTTCAACTGGTATTCTTCCTTCTCTTGGTGCTAGAAGTAATCGAAGAGTTAAGCTTCAACGGTTTATTATTTCTCCTTATGATCGCCATTACAG GTCATGGGAGACTTTTCTAGTTGCACTCGTTGTCTACACTGCTTGGGTTTCCCCGTTTGAGTTTGGCTTTCTGGAAAAACCAACAGGACCACTCGCCGTGACTGACAATGTTATCAATGGATTCTTCGCAATTGATATCGTTCTCACCTTCTTTGTAGCTTATTTGGATAGAACCACGTATCTACTTGTTGATAATCATAAAAAGATTGCTTGGAAGTATGCAAGTACTTGGTTTTTATTTGATGTCATATCAACAATCCCTTCAGAACTCGCTCGGAAGATCTCCCCGAAACCTTTACGCCAATATGGCTTATTCAATATGCTTCGCTTGTGGCGTCTACGAAGAGTTAGTGCATTGTTTGCCAG atTGGAGAAAGATAGGAACTTCAATTACTTTTGGGTTCGATGTGCGAAGCTTGTTTGT GTCACTCTTTTTGCTGTTCACTGTGCCGGATGCTTTTATTATCTGATCGCAGCTAATTATCCGAACCCGACCAAGACATGGATCGGAGCTTCTATGGGCGACTTCCTTCATCAGAGCCTATGGATTCGTTATATCACTTCTATTTATTGGTCAATAACTACTCTTACTACAGTAGGTTACGGTGATCTGCATCCAGAGAATACGCGGGAGATGATCTTTGATATTTTCTACATGCTGTTTAACTTGGGATTGACAGCATATTTAATAGGAAATATGACCAACTTGGTCGTGCACGGGACAAGTAGGACTAGAAAATTT AGAGACACAATTCAAGCGGCTTCAAGCTTTGCACAGAGGAACCAATTGCCGGCTCGCCTCCAAGATCAGATGCTTGCACACTTGTGCTTGAAGTTCAGAACCGATTCGGAGGGGCTGCAGCAGCAAGAGACGCTTGAGTCTCTTCCTAAAGCCATCCGGTCAAGCATTTCGCattttcttttctactctttaGTAGATAAGGTTTACTTGTTTCGTGGAGTGTCAAACGATCTACTCTTCCAGCTG GTCTCGGAAATGAAGGCAGAATACTTTCCTCCCAAAGAAGATGTCATTTTGCAGAATGAAGCACCAACGGATTTCTATATTCTTGTAACAGGAGCTGTG GATCTATTGGTGCTTAAAAACGGAGTTGAACAG GTTGTTGGGGAGGCGAAGACTGGTGATCTTTGTGGTGAAATTGGGGTTCTTTGTTACAGGCCTCAACTATTTACGGTACGAACAAAGAGACTATGTCAGCTACTACGTATGAACCGTACCACATTTCTGAATATTGTCCAGGCTAATGTTGGGGACGGGACCATAATCATGAATAATCTCCTCCAG CATTTGAAGGACATAAAGGATCCAATTATGGAGGGAGTTCTTTTGGAAACCGAGCGCATGCTAGCTCGTGGTAGAATGGACCTGCCTCTCACCCTTTGTTTCGCAACGCTTAGAGGTGATGACTTATTGTTGCATCAACTGTTGAAGCGGGGTCTTGATCCAAATGAATCGGATAACAATGGAAGATCCGCTCTG CATGTCGCAGCGGCTACAGGAATTGAGAGCTGTGTGGTTCTTCTGATTGATTTTGGTGCTGATGTCAACAGTAGAG ATTCAGAAGGCAATGTCCCGTTGTGGGAGGCCATCTTGGGGAAGCACGAGCCAGTGATCAAGTTACTAGTTGACAACGGTGCTAAGCTATCAGCTGGTGATGTAGGACATTTCGCATGCATTGCTGCTGAACAGAACAACTTGAATTTACTCAAGGATATTGTCCGCTACGGTGGGGATGTCACGAGTCCCAAAATCAACGGCTCATCAGCACTTCATGTTGCTGTTTGTGAAGGAAACATGGAAATAGTAAAATACCTTTTGGATCGAGGGGCTAATGTTGATCAAGTAGACGAACATGGTTGGACCCCTCGGGATCTTGCTGAGCAACAAGGACATGAAGACATCAAAGAACTCTTCGAATCAGGGGAAGTTATGAGAACTCGATCCGTTGATCCTATCCCCGAGGAGCGACACGGGGTTCGTTTTCTTGGGAGGTTCAAAAGCGAGCCAACCATCTTCCCTGCATCCCACGGAGTCTCATTTCTAGCATCCGATGGAGGATCATTAGGGCGATCACGTCCTAGACGTAGGACTAATAACTTCCACAACTCATTATTCGGGATAATGTCAGCAGTGCAGACCAATGAGCACGACGTGCTTTTATCTACAAACGAGGTAAATGTAATTGCCACGACAACCAAGACTTACGCTCCAAGAGTGACGGTGTGTTGCCCCGAGAAAGGGGACAATGGAGGTAAGCTTGTTTTACTTCCACAGAGTTTTCAAGAACTACTTCAAATTGGTTCTAATAGATATGGAATCTTGCAACTCAAAGTTGTAAGCAAAGATGGagctgagattgatgatataGAGTTGATCAGGGACGGCGATCGTTTAATTTTTGTTAGTGATAAAGAAAGCAATGAAACTAATAATCATCAGAATGGTGATGAGTTGAGGTGA